A region of Catenibacterium mitsuokai DNA encodes the following proteins:
- a CDS encoding PTS sugar transporter subunit IIB → MIKILLCCASGMSTSLLVEKMKRAAAKKSVEAEIWAVNAENTDLKDVEADIIFLGPQVRYAKDEIQETVGSIPVYMIGMKDYGMMNGESVLEQALEYLGK, encoded by the coding sequence ATGATTAAGATTTTATTATGCTGTGCATCAGGGATGAGTACAAGCTTGCTTGTAGAAAAGATGAAAAGAGCAGCAGCTAAAAAGAGCGTAGAAGCTGAAATCTGGGCAGTGAATGCTGAAAATACAGATTTAAAGGATGTAGAGGCTGATATTATATTTCTAGGCCCACAGGTTCGCTATGCAAAGGATGAAATTCAGGAAACTGTTGGTTCTATTCCAGTTTATATGATTGGTATGAAGGACTACGGTATGATGAATGGTGAATCAGTACTTGAACAGGCTTTAGAATATCTAGGTAAATAA
- the yihA gene encoding ribosome biogenesis GTP-binding protein YihA/YsxC: MYTIKKAEFMLCAAWTSQWPDESLPEVVMAGRSNVGKSSFINTVTNVQGLAKVSSTPGKTRTLNFFNINDELRLVDVPGYGYAKVPKKMLEQFSEMIDNYLRNRKNLKAMILIVDYRHKPKDDDVTMYDYAKHFAIPVIVVATKEDKLKRNELVKNEKLIKETLDFDPNDHFVRFSSLKKKGVREVWDCILELCEER, from the coding sequence ATGTATACGATTAAAAAAGCCGAATTCATGTTATGTGCAGCCTGGACAAGTCAGTGGCCGGATGAATCATTACCTGAAGTAGTCATGGCTGGACGTTCAAATGTAGGAAAGTCAAGTTTTATTAATACAGTAACCAATGTACAGGGGCTTGCGAAAGTGAGTTCAACTCCTGGTAAGACGCGTACTCTTAATTTCTTCAATATTAATGATGAATTAAGACTTGTCGATGTGCCAGGATATGGCTATGCGAAAGTGCCAAAGAAGATGTTAGAGCAGTTCTCAGAAATGATTGACAATTACTTACGTAATAGAAAGAATCTTAAAGCGATGATTCTTATTGTGGATTATCGTCATAAACCAAAAGATGATGATGTGACAATGTATGACTATGCGAAGCATTTTGCTATTCCAGTTATTGTTGTCGCAACGAAAGAAGATAAGCTTAAACGTAATGAACTTGTCAAGAATGAGAAGCTTATTAAAGAAACATTGGATTTTGATCCGAATGACCACTTTGTACGTTTTTCTAGTTTAAAGAAAAAAGGCGTCAGAGAAGTCTGGGATTGTATCTTAGAACTATGCGAAGAGAGATGA
- the lon gene encoding endopeptidase La → MENLNVTVDLPVICTRGMLVFPGHELSLDVGRTFSLNAMDLSVSQHDSNIVLVSQIHPLEEEINFDMVYHHATLCKITKRIKKDNHGTIKLTVVGEKRVELESLYTEGECYYAKVRYLEDIHGDQNEEIALVRRITEQMQSMNGASQLLPRELISNITNGLSASELADTIGHYINSELVEREKILAEPDVNKRLLLVLACMQKEKAINEIENSINNRVKKSIDENQKEFYLREKLKAIKEELGDTPNGMDEVERFRSMIKDNPYPQNVKDKLTEELARYEMMPSTSPEANVVRTYLDWMTKLPWFEMTEDNQDITKVEQILDEDHFGLKKPKERIVEQLAVKQMTQSLKAPIICLVGPPGVGKTSISKSIARALDRKFVKISLGGVTDESEIRGHRRTYLGSMPGRIIQGMKKAGVMNPVFLLDEIDKMASDYKGDPTSAMLEVLDPEQNSMFSDNYIEEPYDLSQVLFIATANDLGGIPEPLRDRLEIIELSSYTEQEKQMIAKDHLIKKELKNHGLTDEQLTITDEAIMYIIRHYTREAGVRQLERLIAAICRKSVLKILKKTTDHVVVEVEDLEELLGKAPFDHTKKQPKPQVGVVTGLAWTQFGGDILPIEVNHFKGSGKFIVTGQLGDVMKESASIALDYLKAHADKYSLKDIDFDKQDIHIHVPEGAVKKDGPSAGVTLTTAIYSAFTQKPVRDDVAMTGEVTLTGNVLPIGGLKEKSISAHRSGIHTIIIPKDNAKDIDDIPESVRKDLTIITADHIDTVLENALVK, encoded by the coding sequence ATGGAAAATTTAAATGTGACAGTTGATCTTCCTGTTATTTGTACGCGCGGTATGCTTGTATTTCCAGGACATGAATTGTCTTTAGATGTAGGACGTACATTTTCCTTAAATGCAATGGATCTATCTGTTAGTCAGCATGATTCTAATATTGTATTAGTGTCACAGATCCATCCTTTAGAAGAAGAAATCAATTTTGACATGGTTTACCACCATGCCACACTTTGTAAAATTACAAAACGTATTAAAAAAGATAATCATGGTACTATCAAGCTTACTGTAGTAGGTGAAAAGCGTGTTGAATTAGAATCACTTTATACTGAAGGTGAATGCTATTATGCAAAGGTACGCTATTTAGAAGATATCCATGGTGATCAAAATGAAGAAATTGCTTTAGTACGTAGAATTACTGAACAAATGCAATCGATGAATGGGGCAAGTCAGCTATTACCTAGAGAATTGATTTCAAATATTACTAACGGCTTATCAGCAAGTGAACTTGCTGATACTATCGGTCATTATATTAACTCTGAACTTGTTGAAAGAGAAAAGATTCTTGCCGAGCCTGATGTAAATAAGCGTCTTTTATTAGTTCTTGCATGTATGCAGAAAGAAAAGGCAATAAATGAAATTGAAAATTCTATCAATAATCGTGTAAAGAAGAGTATTGATGAAAACCAGAAAGAATTCTATTTAAGAGAAAAGCTTAAAGCGATTAAAGAAGAATTAGGTGATACACCTAATGGTATGGATGAAGTTGAGAGATTCCGTTCTATGATCAAAGATAATCCTTATCCACAGAATGTTAAAGATAAGTTGACTGAAGAGTTAGCACGTTATGAAATGATGCCTTCTACTTCACCTGAAGCCAATGTTGTTCGTACATATCTTGATTGGATGACTAAACTTCCTTGGTTTGAAATGACTGAAGATAATCAGGATATAACTAAGGTAGAACAGATCCTTGATGAAGACCATTTTGGTTTAAAGAAACCTAAAGAAAGAATTGTAGAACAACTTGCTGTAAAACAGATGACCCAGTCTTTAAAGGCACCTATTATCTGTTTAGTAGGCCCACCAGGTGTTGGTAAGACTTCTATTTCTAAATCTATTGCACGTGCATTAGATCGTAAATTTGTGAAGATTTCTTTAGGTGGTGTTACTGATGAATCAGAAATCAGAGGACATCGTAGAACTTATTTAGGTTCAATGCCAGGTAGAATTATTCAGGGTATGAAAAAAGCTGGTGTCATGAATCCTGTCTTCTTACTTGATGAAATTGATAAGATGGCAAGTGATTATAAGGGTGATCCTACAAGTGCGATGCTTGAAGTATTAGACCCTGAACAGAATTCTATGTTCTCAGATAACTATATTGAAGAACCATATGATTTATCACAGGTTTTATTTATTGCGACTGCAAATGATTTAGGAGGTATTCCTGAACCGTTACGTGATAGATTAGAAATCATTGAATTATCTTCATATACTGAACAAGAAAAACAGATGATTGCGAAAGATCATTTGATTAAGAAAGAACTCAAGAATCATGGCTTAACTGATGAACAGTTAACTATTACTGATGAAGCTATCATGTATATAATTAGACACTATACACGTGAAGCGGGTGTCCGTCAGTTAGAAAGATTGATTGCGGCTATCTGTAGAAAATCAGTATTAAAGATTCTTAAAAAGACAACGGATCATGTTGTTGTAGAAGTTGAAGATTTAGAAGAATTATTAGGTAAAGCACCATTTGATCATACAAAGAAACAGCCAAAGCCTCAGGTAGGTGTTGTGACTGGTTTAGCATGGACTCAGTTTGGTGGCGATATTCTTCCAATTGAAGTAAATCACTTTAAAGGTAGCGGTAAATTTATCGTGACTGGTCAGCTGGGTGATGTTATGAAGGAATCTGCATCAATTGCATTAGACTATCTTAAGGCCCATGCTGATAAGTATAGCTTGAAGGATATTGATTTTGATAAGCAGGATATTCATATTCATGTACCTGAAGGTGCAGTGAAGAAGGATGGACCAAGTGCTGGTGTCACTTTAACAACGGCTATTTATTCAGCCTTTACACAAAAACCTGTACGCGATGATGTCGCAATGACAGGTGAAGTGACATTAACTGGTAATGTATTACCAATTGGTGGCTTAAAAGAAAAATCAATTTCCGCTCATCGTTCTGGTATTCATACAATCATTATTCCTAAGGATAATGCTAAGGATATTGACGATATTCCAGAATCAGTAAGAAAAGATTTAACTATTATCACAGCAGATCATATTGATACTGTTTTAGAAAATGCATTGGTAAAGTAG
- the tig gene encoding trigger factor, with protein MNTEVKKLEKSMVEIKAVFDTEEWAAAQEKALNKLAGSVKLDGFRKGHAPKNLIKAKIGAKALREQAVEEILSENYAKIFVDNNVTPVAQPTANVVKSTETELEVTFTCPVKPEFELGEYKGLEVKKTQVRVTKKDVEERLNDYQKQFAELVVKEEGTVEEGDTAVIDYEGFKDGVAFEGGKAENYSLEIGSHSFIPGFEEGLVGMTAGEEKEINLTFPKEYHAADLAGAEVVFKVKVHEIKAKVLPEIDDELAKDVNIEGVETLEQLQEKIKDQIRTMKKAEAENKFNEEVIKAVVANNTIDVPDAMVDSEVMNIINEINQNLSQQGLNIELYTKMTGKTMDDIKADVKDQAEERVKLNLILDKIVKAENIEVTDAEMEDEMKEIATYYNMPLEEVKKVLGGQEHVLKGDLTHRKALQLIKDNVK; from the coding sequence ATGAATACAGAAGTTAAAAAACTTGAGAAATCAATGGTTGAAATCAAAGCCGTTTTCGATACAGAAGAATGGGCAGCAGCTCAGGAAAAGGCTTTAAATAAGTTAGCTGGTTCAGTTAAGTTAGATGGTTTCAGAAAGGGACATGCTCCAAAGAATTTAATCAAAGCTAAGATTGGTGCTAAGGCATTAAGAGAACAGGCTGTTGAAGAAATCTTAAGCGAAAACTATGCTAAGATCTTCGTTGACAACAATGTAACTCCAGTTGCTCAGCCAACTGCAAACGTTGTTAAGTCTACTGAAACTGAATTAGAAGTAACTTTCACTTGTCCAGTTAAACCTGAATTCGAATTAGGTGAATACAAAGGATTAGAAGTTAAGAAGACTCAGGTAAGAGTAACTAAGAAAGATGTTGAAGAAAGATTAAATGACTACCAGAAGCAGTTCGCTGAATTAGTAGTTAAAGAAGAAGGAACAGTTGAAGAAGGCGATACAGCTGTTATCGATTATGAAGGTTTCAAAGATGGTGTTGCTTTTGAAGGCGGAAAAGCAGAAAACTATTCACTTGAAATCGGTTCTCACTCATTCATCCCTGGATTTGAAGAAGGTCTAGTTGGTATGACTGCTGGTGAAGAAAAAGAAATCAACTTAACTTTCCCTAAAGAATATCATGCAGCTGATTTAGCAGGTGCTGAAGTAGTATTCAAGGTTAAAGTTCATGAAATCAAAGCAAAGGTTTTACCTGAAATTGATGATGAATTAGCAAAAGATGTTAACATCGAAGGTGTTGAAACATTAGAACAGTTACAGGAAAAGATCAAAGATCAGATCAGAACTATGAAGAAGGCTGAAGCTGAAAACAAGTTCAATGAAGAAGTAATTAAGGCTGTTGTTGCTAACAATACAATCGATGTACCAGATGCAATGGTTGATAGCGAAGTTATGAACATCATTAACGAAATCAACCAGAACTTATCTCAGCAGGGATTAAACATTGAATTATACACTAAGATGACTGGTAAGACAATGGATGATATCAAGGCTGATGTTAAGGATCAGGCTGAAGAAAGAGTTAAGTTAAACTTAATCCTTGATAAGATCGTTAAGGCTGAAAACATTGAAGTGACTGATGCAGAAATGGAAGATGAAATGAAAGAAATCGCTACATACTACAACATGCCACTTGAAGAAGTTAAGAAGGTTCTTGGTGGTCAGGAACATGTATTAAAGGGTGATTTAACTCACAGAAAGGCTCTTCAGTTAATTAAAGATAATGTGAAATAA
- a CDS encoding 6-phosphofructokinase: MNSKVKKIALLSGGGDCPGLNAVIRTITKIAIEKYNWEVIGFVYGYRGLYNNNYVELTVDKVEDIYKEGGTILYSSNKDNLFDYLVDDGNGGKVRKDVSDVGVENLKKDGVDVLVVLGGDGTLTSARDFSRKGVNVIGVPKTMDNDLTSTDLTYGFISAMSVGTEFIDRLQTTAKSHHRVICCELMGREAGWISLYAGLAGNAGVVLIPEIPFTIENIAKAVKKRDEAGLPYTVIAVAEGAKYADGTKSIGKIVEDSPDPIRYSGLAAKVADDLEKVIPNHEVRSVNPGHIIRGGDIDAYDRILSIRFGNKACAMIDEGLFGNVVSLKGGNMEYTSLEEVIGDAKFGKQKLVDPNGDLVQAAKAMGVSFGDE; the protein is encoded by the coding sequence ATGAATTCAAAAGTTAAAAAAATTGCGCTATTATCTGGCGGAGGAGATTGTCCAGGCTTAAATGCGGTAATCAGAACAATCACTAAGATTGCGATTGAAAAATATAATTGGGAAGTTATTGGCTTTGTATATGGTTATCGTGGATTATATAATAATAATTATGTAGAATTAACAGTAGACAAGGTAGAGGATATATATAAGGAAGGCGGAACTATTCTTTATAGTTCTAATAAGGATAACCTATTCGATTATCTTGTAGATGATGGAAATGGTGGAAAAGTAAGAAAAGACGTCAGTGATGTAGGTGTAGAAAATCTTAAGAAAGATGGTGTTGATGTATTAGTTGTATTAGGTGGCGATGGTACATTGACAAGTGCTAGAGATTTCAGTAGAAAAGGTGTCAATGTCATTGGTGTACCAAAGACTATGGATAATGATTTAACTTCTACAGATTTAACATATGGTTTCATCAGTGCGATGAGTGTTGGTACTGAATTCATAGATCGTCTTCAGACAACTGCAAAATCACATCATCGTGTTATCTGCTGTGAATTAATGGGAAGAGAAGCAGGATGGATTTCATTATATGCAGGTCTTGCGGGTAACGCAGGTGTTGTATTGATTCCTGAAATTCCATTTACTATTGAAAACATTGCGAAAGCAGTTAAGAAACGTGATGAAGCAGGTCTTCCATATACTGTTATTGCGGTGGCTGAAGGAGCTAAGTATGCAGATGGTACAAAATCAATTGGTAAGATTGTAGAAGATTCACCAGATCCAATTCGCTATTCTGGACTTGCTGCAAAGGTGGCTGATGATCTAGAAAAGGTCATTCCTAATCATGAAGTACGTTCTGTCAATCCGGGTCATATCATCCGTGGTGGTGATATTGATGCATATGATAGAATTCTATCTATCAGATTTGGTAATAAGGCATGTGCTATGATTGATGAGGGTTTATTTGGAAATGTTGTATCATTAAAGGGTGGCAACATGGAATATACTTCACTTGAAGAAGTAATCGGTGATGCGAAATTTGGTAAGCAGAAGCTTGTTGATCCTAATGGAGATCTTGTTCAGGCTGCTAAGGCTATGGGCGTATCATTTGGTGACGAATAA
- a CDS encoding Maf family protein — protein MKVILASTSPRRKELLEREGIDFIIDASSITEYLDSSLEIEERLKKLAYDKGISIHEKYPDDVVISADTTIYHNGKIIGKAHSAHEAREILKSLSNDTHSVFTSVAVFYKDQVCTFVDETKVTFKNISDMIDDYLSIDEWKGKAGAYAIQGVAGKFIEEVQGDIDNVIGLPVKHVIEVIETMNEKPL, from the coding sequence ATGAAAGTTATTCTTGCAAGTACTTCTCCTAGACGAAAAGAACTGCTTGAAAGAGAAGGCATTGATTTTATTATCGATGCCTCTTCTATTACTGAATATCTTGATTCTTCTCTAGAAATAGAAGAAAGACTTAAGAAACTCGCATATGATAAAGGTATTTCTATTCATGAGAAATATCCTGATGATGTTGTAATCAGTGCGGATACAACAATCTATCATAATGGAAAGATTATTGGTAAAGCTCACAGTGCTCATGAAGCAAGAGAAATTCTTAAATCATTAAGTAATGATACACATAGTGTGTTTACATCAGTGGCTGTGTTCTATAAAGATCAGGTTTGTACATTTGTAGATGAAACAAAAGTTACATTTAAGAATATCAGTGATATGATTGATGATTATCTTTCTATTGATGAATGGAAGGGTAAAGCTGGCGCTTATGCGATTCAGGGTGTTGCAGGAAAATTCATTGAAGAAGTGCAGGGAGATATTGATAATGTCATTGGGCTCCCAGTAAAGCATGTAATAGAAGTCATTGAAACAATGAACGAGAAGCCATTATAG
- the pnp gene encoding polyribonucleotide nucleotidyltransferase, protein MAKQIFSMDFYGKKIQVEVGEMAKQANGSCLVRYDDTVVLSTACAGKEPKDVDFFPLTVTYEEKLYSVGKIPGGFLKREGRPSEHGTLTARMIDRPIRPLFADGFRNEVQVVNTVLSVDQEATPEMAAMLGASIALCISDIPFNGPIAGVNVGLIDGEFTVNAGPEDMARSEINLEVAGTKDAINMVEADAKEVDEETMLNALMFGHEKIKELIAFQEQIVEAVGKEKIDVPLFALDENIVSSVEAMAKEEMIKAISIPGKLERYAAIDELDAKVVESFEEKEYATVEEHDKTIKQVKMVLGDLEKEEVRRLITEEKVRPDGRKVDEVRPLDAQVDLLPRVHGSAMFTRGETQVLSACTLGALGEVQKIDGLGMEDQKRFMHHYNFPPYCVGETGRMGSPGRREIGHGALGERALRQVIPSETEFPYTIRVVAEVLESNGSSSQASICASTMALMAAGVPISNPVAGVAMGLVKKGENYTILTDIQGMEDHLGDMDFKVAGTKNGICALQMDIKIDGITKEILQEALAQAKVARGQIMDCMMSAISEPRDHLSPYAPKVAMMKIEPEQIKDVIGKGGDMINKIIAESDNVKIDIDDEGNVTIYHYSQEAIDHAMGMIKDLTRKVEVGEIFDGKAVRVEEKYAFIELFPGTNGFLHVKDVAWDRTNKVSDVIKLGDTVKVKVTQITDKGVNVSRKALLPKPIVKHDAPAEEKK, encoded by the coding sequence ATGGCAAAACAAATTTTTAGTATGGATTTCTATGGTAAGAAAATCCAGGTTGAAGTCGGTGAAATGGCTAAACAGGCAAACGGCTCTTGTTTAGTAAGATATGATGATACAGTCGTTCTTTCTACAGCATGTGCTGGGAAAGAACCAAAAGATGTAGATTTCTTCCCATTAACAGTAACTTATGAAGAAAAACTATATTCTGTAGGTAAGATTCCAGGTGGATTCTTAAAACGTGAAGGCCGTCCAAGTGAACATGGTACATTAACTGCAAGAATGATTGACAGACCTATTCGTCCATTATTCGCAGATGGTTTCAGAAATGAAGTACAGGTTGTTAATACTGTACTATCAGTTGATCAGGAAGCAACTCCAGAAATGGCAGCAATGCTTGGTGCATCAATTGCATTATGTATTTCTGATATTCCATTCAATGGTCCAATTGCAGGTGTTAACGTAGGTTTAATTGATGGTGAATTTACTGTCAACGCAGGACCTGAAGATATGGCTAGAAGTGAAATCAATCTTGAAGTAGCAGGTACAAAGGATGCTATTAACATGGTTGAAGCTGATGCAAAAGAAGTTGACGAAGAAACAATGTTAAATGCATTGATGTTCGGTCATGAAAAGATTAAGGAATTAATCGCTTTCCAGGAACAGATTGTAGAAGCTGTTGGTAAGGAAAAGATTGATGTTCCACTATTCGCATTAGATGAAAACATTGTGTCTAGCGTAGAAGCAATGGCTAAGGAAGAAATGATCAAAGCCATTTCTATTCCTGGTAAGCTTGAAAGATATGCTGCTATTGATGAATTAGATGCTAAGGTTGTAGAATCTTTTGAAGAAAAAGAATATGCAACTGTTGAAGAACACGATAAGACTATTAAACAGGTTAAGATGGTTCTTGGTGATCTTGAAAAAGAAGAAGTAAGACGTCTTATTACTGAAGAAAAAGTAAGACCTGATGGTCGTAAAGTAGATGAAGTACGTCCACTAGACGCACAGGTAGATTTATTACCACGTGTACATGGTTCTGCTATGTTCACTCGTGGTGAAACTCAGGTATTATCTGCCTGCACACTTGGTGCATTAGGTGAAGTACAGAAGATTGATGGTCTTGGAATGGAAGATCAGAAACGTTTCATGCATCACTATAACTTCCCACCATATTGTGTAGGTGAAACAGGAAGAATGGGTTCTCCAGGTAGAAGAGAAATTGGTCATGGTGCTTTAGGTGAAAGAGCCTTAAGACAGGTTATTCCTTCTGAAACAGAATTCCCATATACAATCAGAGTTGTTGCTGAAGTATTAGAATCTAACGGTTCTTCTTCACAGGCTTCTATTTGTGCATCAACTATGGCTTTAATGGCTGCTGGTGTTCCAATTAGTAATCCAGTGGCTGGTGTCGCTATGGGTCTTGTTAAAAAAGGCGAAAACTATACAATCTTAACTGATATCCAGGGTATGGAAGACCATCTTGGTGATATGGACTTCAAGGTTGCAGGTACAAAGAACGGTATCTGTGCATTACAGATGGATATCAAGATTGATGGTATTACTAAAGAAATCCTACAGGAAGCATTAGCTCAGGCAAAGGTTGCAAGAGGACAGATCATGGACTGCATGATGTCAGCAATTAGTGAACCTAGAGATCACTTAAGCCCATATGCTCCTAAGGTTGCTATGATGAAGATTGAACCTGAACAGATTAAAGATGTAATCGGTAAGGGTGGAGATATGATCAATAAGATTATTGCAGAAAGTGATAATGTTAAGATTGATATTGATGATGAAGGTAACGTTACTATCTATCATTACTCTCAGGAAGCTATTGACCATGCAATGGGTATGATCAAGGATTTAACTAGAAAAGTTGAAGTAGGCGAAATCTTCGATGGTAAGGCTGTAAGAGTTGAAGAAAAGTATGCATTTATTGAATTATTCCCTGGTACAAATGGATTCTTACATGTAAAAGATGTTGCTTGGGATAGAACAAATAAAGTCAGCGATGTAATCAAGCTTGGCGATACAGTAAAGGTTAAAGTAACTCAGATTACTGATAAGGGTGTAAATGTTTCTAGAAAAGCATTATTACCAAAACCAATCGTTAAACATGATGCACCTGCTGAGGAAAAGAAATAA
- the rpsO gene encoding 30S ribosomal protein S15: MLTKEEKAKIMAEYGRVEKDTGSPEVQIALLTADINKLNGHFKQHPKDNHSNRGLLKKIGKRRDLLKYLKSEDLDRYTALTDKLGLRR, from the coding sequence ATGTTAACTAAAGAAGAAAAAGCTAAGATCATGGCTGAATATGGTCGCGTAGAAAAGGATACTGGTTCTCCAGAAGTTCAGATCGCATTATTAACTGCTGATATCAACAAGTTAAACGGTCACTTCAAACAGCATCCAAAGGATAATCATTCTAACAGAGGTCTTTTAAAGAAGATCGGTAAGAGAAGAGACTTATTAAAGTATCTTAAGAGTGAAGATCTTGACAGATATACAGCTTTAACTGATAAGTTAGGATTAAGAAGATAA
- the ribF gene encoding riboflavin biosynthesis protein RibF yields MKVIKMEEANLKEPLSLAIGFFDGLHLGHMSLINEVLKYKGETKTAVMSFDVHPLCVLKGEKRQSIITLEEKKELLEKMGIDYLLVIHFTKEVAALSPQAFIDEYLNKLPLKRLVCGYDFHFGDHNSGNIEDLKKQSFDLIVKDAVMYNETEKVSSTLIKKLMDQGMIAEVNTLLDRPYQVKGTVIHGKQRGRLIGFPTLNIDYGMKYLPKRGVYGTIVEINHRYYIGMANIGMNPTFNDISRLSLEVNVFDFNEDVYGKEVEVTFYLYKREETVFNGLEGLKTQLTEDKKYLSQVMKKYLTLYQNSVK; encoded by the coding sequence ATGAAGGTCATAAAAATGGAAGAGGCGAATTTAAAAGAACCTCTTTCTCTTGCAATTGGCTTTTTTGATGGTTTACATCTTGGTCATATGTCTTTGATTAATGAAGTATTGAAATATAAAGGAGAAACAAAAACAGCTGTCATGAGCTTTGATGTGCATCCTTTATGTGTCTTAAAGGGTGAAAAGAGACAATCAATTATCACTCTAGAAGAGAAAAAAGAACTTCTAGAAAAAATGGGGATTGATTATCTCCTTGTTATTCATTTTACTAAGGAAGTAGCAGCATTAAGTCCACAGGCATTTATTGATGAATATTTAAATAAGCTTCCTTTGAAAAGACTTGTATGTGGTTATGATTTCCATTTTGGTGATCATAACAGCGGTAATATAGAAGATCTGAAAAAACAGTCATTTGATCTTATTGTGAAAGATGCTGTTATGTATAATGAAACGGAAAAAGTATCCTCAACTCTTATTAAGAAACTGATGGATCAGGGAATGATTGCAGAAGTCAATACTTTGCTTGATAGACCTTATCAAGTAAAGGGAACAGTCATTCATGGTAAACAAAGAGGACGCTTGATTGGGTTTCCTACATTGAATATTGATTATGGTATGAAATACTTACCTAAAAGAGGGGTATATGGCACAATTGTAGAAATCAATCATCGTTATTATATAGGCATGGCGAATATTGGTATGAATCCTACATTCAATGATATTAGTCGTCTTTCCTTAGAAGTCAACGTCTTTGATTTTAATGAAGATGTGTATGGTAAAGAAGTAGAGGTTACTTTTTATTTATATAAGCGTGAAGAAACTGTTTTTAATGGATTAGAAGGACTAAAAACACAATTAACAGAAGATAAGAAATACTTAAGTCAAGTCATGAAAAAGTATTTGACTTTATATCAAAATAGTGTAAAATAA
- the truB gene encoding tRNA pseudouridine(55) synthase TruB → MDGIILINKPQGMTSHDVVNRVRRIMHTKKVGHCGTLDPMATGVLVVGINKATKAMQFLMSEEKEYRATLKLGSATDTYDSEGKVLETKPFTGYDHLDEVLSSFKGDSMQKPPMYSAIKINGKKLYEYAREGIEVEVPERPIAIYKLDLVNAHDDEITIDVKCSKGTYIRSLCVDIGKALGYPAHMTALVRNQSGHFTIDQAVTLEELEENNGPVIPLEEVFSYYDSIVADERIVMTGQKIKSDIDHNVAVYSKEGKLLAIYGPDGKGALKSLRGLF, encoded by the coding sequence ATGGATGGTATTATTTTAATTAATAAACCACAGGGTATGACAAGTCATGATGTCGTTAATCGCGTGAGACGTATTATGCATACTAAAAAAGTAGGACATTGTGGCACACTAGACCCTATGGCGACGGGTGTTTTAGTTGTTGGTATTAATAAAGCCACTAAAGCAATGCAGTTTTTAATGAGTGAAGAAAAAGAATATCGTGCGACCCTTAAACTTGGCAGTGCGACAGATACATATGACTCTGAGGGTAAGGTTCTAGAAACTAAGCCTTTTACTGGTTATGATCATCTAGATGAAGTACTATCTTCTTTTAAAGGAGATTCTATGCAGAAGCCTCCGATGTATTCAGCTATTAAAATTAATGGTAAGAAGCTCTATGAATATGCCAGAGAAGGTATAGAAGTAGAAGTTCCAGAAAGACCAATAGCTATTTATAAACTTGATTTAGTCAATGCACATGATGATGAAATAACTATAGATGTTAAGTGCTCTAAAGGAACATATATCCGTTCTTTATGTGTAGATATTGGGAAGGCCTTAGGCTATCCTGCCCATATGACGGCATTAGTAAGAAATCAGTCAGGGCATTTCACTATTGATCAGGCAGTGACATTAGAAGAACTTGAAGAAAACAATGGACCAGTGATTCCGTTAGAAGAAGTATTCTCTTATTATGATTCTATTGTCGCAGATGAAAGAATTGTCATGACTGGTCAGAAAATCAAGAGTGACATAGATCATAATGTAGCTGTTTATTCAAAGGAAGGTAAGTTACTTGCAATATATGGCCCAGATGGTAAAGGCGCTTTAAAGAGCTTGAGGGGGCTTTTCTAA